Proteins found in one Methylobacter sp. S3L5C genomic segment:
- a CDS encoding terminase large subunit domain-containing protein produces MGTKRYPAEVVNLCKQFFVKGWTIKEISAEMHVDERTLYNWQNKDGWKEHLPSDSVEIVIARRINVLAEREHKTPNEIIEFEKLCTSFGTLKLQIAEANALASGKIVRPAITDFDTEKCGPAKTPRYEKKTQRQKKTKNDISGITEELINSTLHSLFYGYQLLWWWAKNNPETRRNRFILKSRQIGATYYFAFEALADAILTGENQIFLSASRDQAEVFKAYIIAFALEHFDVELNGQGVITLSNGAELRFLSTNSRTAQSYHGHLYVDECFWIPDFDKMWKVASGMAAHKKWRRTLFSTPSAISHQAYPMWSGEKHNRGRSSTKQAEFLTTHKALEAGLMGADKIWRHMVTVVDAEKQGCDLFDIEELKTEYNKDDFANLFMCKFIDDAKSVFNLAIMMSCYALEDYSDYNDKAPRPFGNRPVAIGYDPSRTRDNASLSILAIPLRPQDKWRVLKTLDYHGQNFQYQANQIKAVVDSHNVQHIGIDVTGIGYGLFELVEQFYRKATPINYSNDTKTALVMKAIDVIENGRFEYESGNKQITQAFMMITKTTTGSGMITYASGRNSATGHADVAWSVLHALHYEPIAPKKKTTVTLSH; encoded by the coding sequence ATGGGAACAAAGCGCTATCCCGCCGAAGTCGTCAATCTGTGTAAACAGTTTTTCGTCAAGGGCTGGACCATTAAAGAAATTTCTGCCGAAATGCATGTGGATGAGCGCACGCTCTACAATTGGCAGAACAAAGATGGCTGGAAAGAACACTTACCGTCAGATAGTGTTGAGATCGTTATTGCCCGGCGTATTAATGTTCTGGCAGAACGTGAGCATAAAACCCCGAATGAAATTATCGAATTTGAAAAGTTATGTACAAGTTTTGGCACTCTAAAATTACAAATTGCTGAAGCCAATGCTTTAGCGTCTGGAAAAATAGTCCGGCCGGCAATAACTGATTTTGACACTGAAAAGTGTGGGCCCGCAAAAACGCCAAGATACGAGAAAAAAACCCAACGCCAGAAGAAAACCAAAAACGATATCTCCGGTATTACTGAAGAATTGATCAACTCGACATTACATAGTTTATTTTACGGTTACCAGCTGCTCTGGTGGTGGGCAAAGAACAATCCGGAAACTCGCCGTAATCGATTTATTTTAAAATCCCGGCAAATTGGTGCAACGTACTATTTTGCTTTTGAAGCATTGGCCGATGCCATATTGACTGGTGAAAACCAAATATTTCTATCAGCATCACGCGACCAGGCCGAGGTATTTAAGGCCTATATAATCGCCTTTGCCTTGGAACATTTTGACGTTGAGCTCAATGGCCAAGGCGTAATTACGCTAAGTAATGGTGCTGAACTACGGTTTTTATCCACCAATAGCCGTACTGCCCAGTCTTACCATGGTCATTTATATGTCGATGAGTGTTTTTGGATACCCGATTTTGACAAGATGTGGAAAGTAGCGTCAGGTATGGCCGCACACAAAAAATGGCGGCGCACGCTATTTTCTACACCATCGGCTATCAGTCACCAAGCGTACCCAATGTGGAGTGGTGAAAAACATAATCGTGGCCGAAGCAGTACCAAACAAGCCGAATTTTTAACGACGCATAAAGCGCTTGAAGCCGGCCTAATGGGTGCCGACAAGATTTGGCGACACATGGTTACGGTCGTTGATGCTGAAAAACAAGGCTGCGACTTGTTCGACATCGAGGAGTTGAAAACCGAATACAACAAAGACGACTTTGCCAATCTGTTCATGTGCAAGTTTATCGATGATGCAAAATCGGTTTTTAACCTTGCCATCATGATGAGCTGCTATGCATTGGAGGATTATAGCGATTACAACGACAAAGCCCCACGTCCGTTCGGTAATCGACCTGTCGCCATTGGCTATGATCCAAGCCGTACCCGTGATAATGCCAGTCTGTCAATATTGGCAATACCGCTTAGGCCACAAGATAAATGGCGGGTATTAAAAACGCTGGATTATCACGGCCAAAACTTTCAATACCAGGCTAACCAGATAAAAGCCGTCGTTGATAGCCACAACGTACAGCATATCGGCATTGATGTGACCGGTATTGGTTATGGATTGTTTGAATTGGTTGAGCAGTTTTACCGCAAAGCAACGCCTATTAACTACAGCAACGATACTAAAACGGCATTGGTTATGAAAGCAATTGATGTTATTGAAAATGGCCGCTTTGAATATGAATCCGGTAATAAACAAATTACCCAGGCCTTTATGATGATTACCAAAACAACCACGGGTAGCGGCATGATTACCTATGCCTCAGGACGTAACAGTGCTACAGGTCATGCTGATGTGGCATGGAGTGTACTGCATGCCTTGCACTATGAGCCCATTGCACCAAAAAAGAAAACTACCGTCACTTTAAGCCACTAG
- a CDS encoding GPO family capsid scaffolding protein — MAKNLKTGWKIIGRSGATVDGRKIDPAQLEQAAKNYNKDLFTALVWPEHERWYNMGTVEELRTEKNTEGGMDLLAIIAPNDYYLSINKAEQKLFTSMELMPDFRKSGEVYLTGLAATDSPASTGTTEMRFSSINNKDALLSVFTEHTSQDIDDQPPGWFKKLFTEKFTHPDETIMDKKALEALAAKFTQLEDKISKLTPTQQPSEKTPAENYAALAEEVKALTIAFAALKADKPTEEDGKFTALSVELAELTLAFKAAVGSKEGTDPGEHQGDGTDLNSYL, encoded by the coding sequence ATGGCTAAAAATCTTAAAACCGGATGGAAAATCATTGGTCGCTCCGGGGCAACAGTCGATGGACGCAAGATCGATCCTGCCCAATTAGAACAAGCAGCCAAGAACTATAACAAGGATTTGTTTACGGCACTGGTTTGGCCAGAGCATGAGCGTTGGTACAACATGGGGACTGTTGAAGAACTGCGTACTGAAAAAAATACCGAAGGTGGTATGGACTTGTTGGCTATCATCGCACCGAATGATTATTACCTCAGTATTAATAAAGCGGAACAGAAACTGTTTACCAGTATGGAACTGATGCCGGACTTTAGAAAAAGTGGTGAAGTTTATCTAACCGGTTTAGCGGCAACCGATAGTCCTGCTTCAACAGGAACGACTGAAATGCGCTTTAGTTCAATCAATAACAAAGATGCTCTGTTATCGGTATTTACCGAACATACCAGCCAAGATATCGATGACCAGCCACCCGGTTGGTTTAAAAAACTATTCACCGAAAAATTCACCCACCCTGACGAGACTATTATGGACAAGAAAGCATTGGAAGCCCTGGCGGCTAAATTTACCCAATTGGAAGATAAAATTTCCAAGTTAACACCGACTCAACAGCCATCGGAAAAAACACCGGCTGAAAATTATGCCGCATTAGCAGAAGAAGTTAAGGCGCTAACGATAGCCTTTGCAGCATTAAAGGCTGACAAACCTACCGAAGAAGATGGCAAATTTACAGCACTGTCTGTTGAACTTGCTGAACTAACCCTGGCATTTAAAGCTGCTGTTGGTAGCAAGGAAGGCACTGACCCCGGTGAGCATCAAGGCGATGGTACAGACCTTAACAGCTATCTGTAA
- a CDS encoding phage major capsid protein, P2 family — MNLCKESKIALTLLIANTALAFNAKVGEQFSATPIIAQTIYQKIVENGNAFLSMINVQAVSEVAGEKVGVGVSGRVASRTDTSGAGERLPKNLASTLAHGYQLFATEFDIALKYAQIDAWAKNPNFALLYMQAVREAIANDMLQVGWTGTSAATATNIANNPLLQDLNIGWLQLIRGFNSGSQRVIGTVGAPVSLGTSGTFKNLDVLAHVAKQRIAPQFRNRPDLVLLVGANVLANQEQTYYTLNGNTPTEKAMTNGLITRAYAGLPTIAPPFMPDSTLLITPLKNLSIYYQDSSVRRLQKDKPEKNEVQEFNSVNQGYVVEEELATSFVENITFV, encoded by the coding sequence ATGAATTTATGCAAAGAATCAAAAATTGCACTGACATTATTAATCGCTAATACCGCACTTGCTTTTAATGCAAAAGTGGGCGAACAGTTTTCCGCCACACCGATCATAGCCCAGACGATCTATCAAAAAATCGTCGAAAACGGCAATGCCTTTTTAAGCATGATCAATGTGCAGGCAGTTTCTGAGGTTGCTGGTGAAAAAGTTGGTGTCGGCGTTAGTGGCCGTGTTGCCAGTCGTACCGATACCTCAGGTGCAGGTGAGAGACTGCCAAAAAACTTGGCATCAACTCTGGCACATGGCTATCAATTGTTTGCCACAGAGTTTGATATTGCCCTGAAATACGCACAGATCGATGCCTGGGCAAAAAATCCTAACTTTGCACTGCTGTATATGCAAGCCGTTAGAGAAGCCATCGCAAATGACATGTTGCAAGTCGGCTGGACCGGAACATCGGCAGCGACTGCAACCAACATTGCGAACAATCCATTACTGCAAGATTTAAACATTGGTTGGTTACAACTGATACGTGGATTTAATTCTGGCTCACAACGGGTTATCGGCACTGTTGGCGCACCGGTATCGTTAGGTACATCAGGAACCTTTAAAAACCTTGACGTACTCGCTCATGTTGCCAAGCAGCGTATTGCGCCGCAATTTAGAAACCGTCCTGATTTAGTCTTGTTGGTCGGTGCCAATGTTCTGGCGAATCAGGAACAAACGTATTACACACTTAATGGTAATACACCGACAGAAAAAGCCATGACTAATGGCTTGATTACGCGTGCTTATGCAGGCCTACCAACTATTGCACCACCGTTTATGCCGGATAGCACATTGCTAATCACACCGTTAAAAAACCTGTCGATTTACTATCAAGACAGTTCGGTTCGACGTTTGCAAAAAGACAAACCCGAAAAGAACGAAGTACAGGAGTTTAATTCGGTTAACCAGGGCTATGTCGTTGAAGAAGAACTAGCCACATCATTTGTTGAAAACATTACCTTCGTTTAA
- the gpM gene encoding phage terminase small subunit yields MNLLDAIKAAQREETATTGIDPYSLDDARCLIGQAVGELDFYQSAMMVDQIKIKNEVTLEGKARVKALVLPTYLEFVGVYVGQEQNYPNDVAVQVMIWLLDVGNIHDGLELALCLVKQGQKMPVKFNRDIPTFLCDFFYDWAGAELKKEHSASPYLDTLTAVAENDSWAVHPLCMSKLFAMLAKHKEQSGEYQTALALCLKAEAINPEKAGVKGLKERVQAKLQ; encoded by the coding sequence ATGAATTTATTAGATGCCATCAAGGCCGCACAGCGTGAAGAGACAGCTACTACAGGTATTGATCCCTATAGTTTGGATGATGCCCGTTGTTTAATTGGCCAGGCTGTCGGTGAACTGGACTTTTATCAGTCAGCGATGATGGTTGATCAGATCAAGATTAAAAATGAAGTCACGCTGGAAGGCAAAGCCCGTGTTAAAGCGCTGGTATTACCAACCTACCTTGAGTTTGTTGGCGTGTATGTTGGTCAAGAACAGAACTATCCCAATGATGTTGCGGTACAAGTGATGATCTGGTTACTGGATGTGGGTAACATTCATGACGGTTTAGAGTTGGCACTATGCCTGGTTAAGCAAGGCCAAAAGATGCCGGTTAAGTTTAACCGCGATATACCGACTTTTTTATGTGATTTCTTTTACGACTGGGCTGGTGCAGAACTTAAAAAAGAACATAGTGCCAGTCCCTATCTGGATACCTTAACCGCTGTTGCTGAAAACGACAGTTGGGCAGTGCATCCTTTATGTATGAGCAAGCTTTTTGCGATGCTGGCCAAGCATAAGGAACAGTCCGGTGAATATCAAACCGCACTGGCTTTATGCCTGAAAGCTGAAGCGATTAATCCCGAGAAAGCCGGGGTTAAAGGCTTGAAAGAACGAGTGCAGGCGAAACTGCAATAA
- a CDS encoding head completion/stabilization protein, whose translation MSLTGKPSLTASAPVINDVFWPDLLVDELMTNYRIPSEYADGVIMTGLTLAVMNVNIRLTTIKAVLVKDGYENLAAYTLTSTELINGSPVLLELYKHAVYARAKGQLLMQFVTINRRPQAENAAKEGLPTEQYWLDESQTAIAEFFRRFLPEETVYNKANVMAILL comes from the coding sequence ATGAGTTTAACCGGCAAGCCATCATTAACAGCATCGGCCCCCGTTATTAATGACGTATTTTGGCCTGATTTGCTGGTAGATGAACTGATGACTAATTACCGGATACCTTCGGAATATGCCGATGGGGTAATTATGACCGGATTAACCTTGGCAGTGATGAATGTCAATATTCGCTTGACTACCATTAAAGCCGTATTGGTAAAGGATGGTTATGAAAATTTAGCCGCTTATACACTGACCAGTACTGAACTTATCAACGGTAGTCCGGTGTTGCTGGAATTATATAAACATGCGGTCTATGCACGGGCCAAAGGTCAGTTACTCATGCAGTTTGTCACAATTAACCGCAGGCCACAGGCTGAAAACGCTGCTAAAGAGGGCTTGCCGACCGAACAATACTGGCTGGATGAAAGCCAAACCGCCATTGCCGAGTTTTTTAGACGCTTCTTGCCGGAAGAAACGGTTTATAACAAGGCCAACGTGATGGCGATCTTGCTATGA
- a CDS encoding phage tail protein, with protein sequence MRQLAELTTLLINLDLVAAENIEGFADEPKIIPSGKIVTLNTVLNEPGIVLYRQSYTGTFFIDDYPFNAHPITELFGHICAYLLDSGNGSDAIPEPVITVDILDNGTANIEVSIAFEQDIYAVEDSSGSIPLNGKHYRIADPVTDYVLDGDISL encoded by the coding sequence ATGAGACAGTTGGCTGAGTTAACGACGTTGCTGATTAATCTTGATCTGGTTGCAGCAGAAAACATTGAAGGCTTTGCCGATGAGCCAAAAATAATTCCGTCGGGAAAAATTGTGACTCTAAACACGGTATTAAATGAGCCAGGCATTGTGTTATATCGACAAAGTTATACGGGTACTTTCTTTATTGATGACTACCCATTTAATGCGCATCCAATTACTGAATTGTTTGGCCATATCTGTGCCTATTTGCTGGACAGTGGCAATGGATCAGATGCCATACCTGAACCGGTTATTACTGTCGATATTTTAGATAATGGTACCGCCAATATTGAAGTGAGCATTGCTTTTGAACAAGATATTTATGCCGTTGAAGATAGTTCCGGAAGTATTCCGTTAAACGGCAAGCACTATCGGATTGCTGATCCAGTGACAGATTATGTGCTGGATGGAGATATTTCGTTATGA
- a CDS encoding phage virion morphogenesis protein — MSDVNVEILGLLPLHRQLQVLQLAPQQRKRLMARVAKAVIRDSKKRVQGQRDLNGTPYPARYKVRSTGRRKMLSRLVKGLKVTQADNDSATVGFYNPVAGRIAADQQYGTQTQITAASFGGRSAASYNLPATRRQASALIGLGFKIARANGNGRQRPSIKYITEHYSQGQARSTLKRLREWAGQPTRSSWTTTLPARSFLGATATEVRDHITNIYDDIQQEIARHGTR, encoded by the coding sequence ATGAGTGATGTAAATGTTGAGATATTGGGCTTATTACCATTACATCGGCAATTACAAGTACTGCAATTGGCACCACAGCAACGTAAAAGATTAATGGCCAGAGTTGCCAAGGCTGTTATCAGAGATAGCAAAAAACGTGTACAGGGACAGCGAGATTTAAACGGTACCCCATACCCTGCACGCTATAAAGTGAGATCGACAGGACGGCGCAAAATGTTAAGCCGTTTGGTTAAAGGTTTAAAGGTAACCCAAGCTGATAATGATAGTGCAACAGTAGGATTTTATAACCCGGTAGCCGGACGTATTGCCGCTGATCAGCAGTATGGCACCCAAACCCAGATAACGGCTGCCAGTTTTGGTGGTCGCAGTGCCGCGTCATACAACTTGCCGGCAACACGCAGGCAAGCCAGTGCACTGATTGGCCTGGGCTTTAAAATAGCCAGAGCTAACGGAAATGGACGGCAACGACCCAGTATTAAATATATTACTGAGCATTATAGCCAGGGACAGGCTAGATCCACATTAAAACGGCTACGTGAATGGGCAGGACAGCCAACGCGAAGCAGCTGGACAACAACATTGCCGGCACGAAGCTTTTTAGGGGCTACAGCAACGGAAGTGCGTGACCACATTACAAACATTTATGATGATATTCAACAGGAGATAGCACGCCATGGCACTCGGTAA
- a CDS encoding DUF2586 domain-containing protein yields the protein MALGKITVNALNLNQGPFPTVEKYFLFIGMGLTGTDTLLFLNTDSDLDIELGIADSELKTQVKAAKANAGQNWACCAVPVTDGALWESAFDMAMNNNVKIEAVVICTPVLVQADLTAMHTKAEETNATYGRRLFFIAGAIAIDSTPTTGQNWSAYITALTALTVTLAAMRVSVVPYIYPDAVGIYAGRLCNYQTSVADTPMRVNTGSLVGQDQSTLPVDSAGIIYNNAHAKALNDQRFSVPQFYPDYEGVYWSDGSLLDTATGDYTVIENLRVIDKAARAVRLVLIGLVGDRRFNSSPIGTAWAMSKLMRPLFEMSRSTDFQGIPFPAELKSPVDGDIAITWITRTSVNIFIIARPLDIPKDLTANIVLDLSTIA from the coding sequence ATGGCACTCGGTAAAATTACAGTAAACGCCCTAAATCTTAATCAAGGGCCATTTCCAACCGTTGAGAAATATTTTTTATTTATCGGTATGGGATTAACCGGTACAGACACGTTATTGTTTTTAAATACTGACAGTGATCTGGACATTGAATTAGGCATAGCCGATTCAGAACTAAAAACACAGGTCAAGGCTGCCAAAGCGAATGCCGGACAGAACTGGGCCTGTTGTGCCGTACCGGTTACTGACGGTGCCTTGTGGGAATCGGCATTTGATATGGCGATGAACAATAACGTAAAAATAGAAGCCGTTGTTATTTGTACACCGGTATTGGTACAGGCAGATTTAACCGCGATGCATACCAAAGCGGAAGAAACCAATGCAACCTATGGCCGTCGATTGTTTTTTATCGCCGGAGCAATAGCCATTGATTCGACACCAACGACAGGACAAAACTGGTCTGCGTACATTACTGCACTGACTGCACTGACTGTTACGCTGGCGGCTATGCGGGTTTCAGTCGTGCCGTATATTTATCCTGATGCGGTAGGTATTTATGCCGGACGTTTATGTAATTATCAAACCAGTGTTGCTGATACGCCTATGCGGGTAAATACCGGATCGTTGGTTGGTCAGGATCAATCCACGCTACCTGTAGATAGTGCCGGGATTATTTACAATAATGCCCATGCCAAAGCGCTGAATGACCAGCGCTTTAGTGTGCCGCAATTCTACCCGGATTATGAAGGTGTTTATTGGTCAGATGGGTCATTACTGGATACGGCCACCGGTGATTATACGGTGATTGAAAACCTGAGGGTTATTGATAAAGCGGCCCGTGCAGTACGCCTGGTATTAATCGGCTTAGTGGGTGACAGACGTTTTAACTCCAGCCCCATTGGTACGGCTTGGGCGATGAGTAAGTTAATGCGCCCCTTGTTTGAAATGAGCCGGTCAACTGACTTTCAGGGCATCCCGTTTCCTGCCGAACTAAAATCTCCGGTTGATGGTGATATCGCCATTACCTGGATAACTCGGACCAGTGTAAATATTTTTATCATTGCCCGGCCACTGGATATACCTAAAGACTTGACGGCAAACATCGTTCTTGATCTTTCAACAATTGCATAA
- a CDS encoding phage protein yields MMPAKNHLSGQDFDVMFGDTMIHVENMSASITDNRQAVQTRGIPNGWVNGDVACSGDLELDSANFKLLIDVARTAGSFREIKTIDIVCVGKTLDSEQKQEFFGCLLKISDLFSIDGKGGEKNKHKIAFEVTSPDFVRIDGVSYLSANNIRDL; encoded by the coding sequence ATGATGCCTGCAAAAAACCACTTATCCGGACAAGATTTTGACGTTATGTTCGGTGACACCATGATTCATGTTGAAAATATGTCAGCTAGCATTACGGATAATCGCCAAGCCGTGCAAACACGCGGTATTCCCAATGGATGGGTTAATGGTGATGTCGCTTGTAGCGGTGACCTTGAGCTTGATAGTGCAAACTTTAAACTGTTAATTGATGTTGCCAGAACCGCTGGCAGCTTTAGAGAAATAAAAACCATTGATATTGTCTGTGTGGGCAAGACGCTGGACAGTGAGCAAAAACAAGAGTTTTTTGGCTGCCTGTTAAAGATATCTGACTTGTTTAGTATCGATGGCAAAGGTGGTGAAAAAAATAAACACAAGATTGCCTTTGAAGTAACCAGTCCTGATTTTGTGCGGATTGATGGCGTATCGTATCTGTCAGCCAATAATATCCGTGATCTGTAA